Proteins from a genomic interval of Kitasatospora herbaricolor:
- a CDS encoding cytochrome P450 family protein encodes MNEPTDDGSPRDPYAAYAGVRAAGPVRALPTGPGGPGGYLVTGYAEARQALADPRLSKDTAAFFAGRASPRRLHPAVAHTMLATDPPHHTRLRKLVTKAFSTGAVAELRPFIQETTDALLDRWPAGGEADLVADLAAPLPVAVICELLGVPAADRAQVRRWSGELFAAGAPDRVDAASHALAGYLTDLVAARRLRPGNALLDRLIAARDGEDRLDEEELVSLAALLLVAGHETTTNHLGNAVLALLLHPTELARLRAAPDAVANALDELLRFDSPVSTATFRFSTEPVTLGGTEIPAGVPVLVALGAANRDPGRFPSPDLLDLDREAAGHLAFGHGIHRCLGAPLARAEAEIALRAVLTRFPRLRLAVPADQLRWRHTRLVRGPAALPVLT; translated from the coding sequence ATGAACGAGCCGACCGACGACGGAAGTCCGCGCGACCCGTACGCCGCCTACGCCGGCGTCCGTGCGGCGGGCCCGGTCCGGGCCCTCCCCACCGGCCCCGGCGGGCCCGGCGGCTACCTGGTCACCGGGTACGCCGAGGCGCGACAGGCACTCGCCGACCCGCGGCTCTCCAAGGACACCGCAGCCTTCTTCGCCGGCCGGGCCTCGCCACGGCGCCTGCACCCCGCGGTGGCGCACACCATGCTGGCGACCGACCCGCCCCACCACACCCGGCTGCGCAAGCTGGTGACCAAGGCCTTCAGCACGGGCGCCGTGGCCGAGCTGCGTCCGTTCATCCAGGAGACCACCGACGCGCTGCTGGACCGCTGGCCGGCCGGCGGCGAGGCCGACCTGGTGGCCGACCTGGCGGCGCCGCTGCCGGTCGCGGTGATCTGCGAGCTGCTGGGGGTGCCGGCGGCCGACCGGGCCCAGGTACGGCGCTGGTCCGGCGAGCTGTTCGCCGCCGGGGCCCCCGACCGGGTGGACGCCGCCTCGCACGCCCTGGCCGGCTATCTGACCGACCTCGTCGCCGCCAGGCGGCTGCGACCGGGGAACGCCCTGCTGGACCGCCTGATCGCCGCCCGGGACGGCGAGGACCGTCTGGACGAGGAGGAGTTGGTCTCGCTGGCCGCGCTCCTGCTCGTCGCCGGACACGAGACGACCACCAACCACCTCGGCAACGCCGTCCTGGCGCTCCTCCTGCACCCCACCGAGCTGGCGCGTCTTCGCGCCGCCCCGGACGCCGTCGCGAACGCGCTGGACGAGCTCCTGCGCTTCGACTCCCCCGTCAGCACCGCCACCTTCCGGTTCAGCACGGAGCCCGTCACCCTGGGGGGCACCGAGATCCCGGCCGGCGTACCGGTGCTGGTGGCGCTGGGCGCCGCCAACCGGGACCCGGGGCGCTTCCCGTCACCGGACCTGCTGGACCTCGACCGGGAGGCCGCCGGTCACCTCGCCTTCGGCCACGGCATCCACCGCTGCCTCGGTGCGCCGCTGGCCAGGGCCGAGGCCGAGATCGCCCTGCGCGCCGTCCTCACGCGCTTCCCCCGGCTGCGGCTGGCCGTGCCGGCGGACCAGCTGCGGTGGCGGCACACGCGCCTGGTCCGGGGGCCGGCCGCGCTGCCCGTGCTGACCTGA
- a CDS encoding LysR family transcriptional regulator yields the protein MELRDIEIFLALAEELHFGRTAERLRVTPARVSQAIRKQERSVGAMLFERTSRTVRLTEVGRQLRDDLRPCYLGLQESLERARMAAQGVSGRLRVLMMPFNVVDLHVYWKTFRERHPRWELQVRLSSLEDPFGKLRAGECDVFVAWLPVEEPDLTVGPTLFTDPRILAVSEDHPLAGRSTVALEELADFPNATGRIGLDYWEEGYMPFTTPRGRPIERVHQVADSAELIDMVTMGEIIQPFPSHVTRYWGMPNVRWLPIRGLPPLSFVLVWRTEAENDLVRALAATVRDLGAFRF from the coding sequence ATGGAGCTTCGGGACATCGAGATCTTCTTGGCGCTGGCCGAGGAACTGCACTTCGGCCGGACCGCCGAGCGACTGCGCGTCACCCCGGCCCGGGTCAGCCAGGCCATCAGGAAGCAGGAGCGCAGCGTCGGGGCGATGCTGTTCGAGCGCACCAGCCGCACCGTGCGGCTGACCGAGGTCGGCCGGCAACTCCGGGACGACCTGCGGCCGTGCTATCTGGGCCTGCAGGAGTCGCTGGAGCGCGCCCGGATGGCCGCCCAGGGGGTCAGCGGGCGGCTGCGCGTCCTGATGATGCCGTTCAACGTCGTGGACCTGCACGTCTACTGGAAGACCTTCCGCGAACGCCACCCGCGGTGGGAGTTGCAGGTCCGGCTGTCGAGCCTGGAGGATCCGTTCGGCAAGCTGCGCGCCGGCGAGTGCGACGTCTTCGTCGCCTGGCTGCCCGTCGAGGAGCCCGATCTGACGGTCGGCCCGACCCTCTTCACCGATCCGCGCATCCTCGCCGTGTCGGAGGACCACCCCCTGGCCGGGCGGTCCACCGTCGCGCTGGAGGAGCTCGCCGACTTCCCGAACGCCACCGGCCGGATCGGACTGGACTACTGGGAGGAGGGCTACATGCCCTTCACCACCCCGCGAGGCCGTCCGATCGAGCGCGTTCACCAGGTCGCGGACTCCGCCGAACTGATCGACATGGTCACCATGGGCGAGATCATCCAGCCCTTCCCCAGCCACGTCACCCGGTACTGGGGCATGCCCAACGTCCGCTGGCTGCCGATCCGGGGCCTCCCGCCCCTGTCCTTCGTCCTGGTGTGGCGCACCGAGGCCGAGAACGACCTCGTCCGGGCCCTCGCCGCCACCGTCCGCGACCTCGGCGCGTTCCGCTTCTGA
- a CDS encoding VOC family protein codes for MNITSTTVALAVGDPAASSRFFTEHLGFRELLRTDDLIQLERADGAADIMLVTSDTAVAPGPPLDGFVSFAVTGIAAEAARLVAEGVTVTAPLALQPWGAWTLGLTDPNGIGVQLAEWSAPAGAVPAPQDRTTEGAGRD; via the coding sequence ATGAACATCACGTCCACCACGGTGGCCCTGGCGGTCGGCGACCCGGCCGCCTCCAGCCGCTTCTTCACCGAGCACCTCGGGTTCCGGGAACTGCTCCGCACCGACGACCTCATCCAGCTCGAACGGGCCGACGGCGCCGCCGACATCATGCTGGTCACGTCGGACACCGCGGTGGCCCCCGGACCGCCGCTCGACGGCTTCGTGTCCTTCGCCGTGACCGGGATCGCCGCGGAGGCGGCCCGCCTGGTCGCGGAGGGGGTGACGGTGACCGCGCCGCTGGCCCTGCAGCCGTGGGGTGCGTGGACGCTCGGGCTCACCGACCCCAACGGCATCGGCGTCCAGCTCGCCGAGTGGAGCGCGCCCGCCGGCGCGGTGCCCGCCCCGCAGGACCGTACGACCGAAGGAGCCGGCCGTGACTGA
- a CDS encoding DUF11 domain-containing protein: MSLFSSDSRPESGRAAGCRGRSGLCRAGVAGAAGAALLLALPGVAWAAPGDLDPGFGTGGRVTTDFGGSGDEARALAVQADGRIVAAGVRDGDFALARYNTDGSLDAGFGTGGRVTTDFDGGGDAANGVAVQADGRIVAVGVSESSAGGNFFSVVRYNADGSLDTGFGTGGKVITDFGSGGINEAFAVAVQADNKVVAAGLNGGDFALARYNTDGSPDAGFGTGGTVLTDFAGGAGAVHGVAVQADGRIVAAGYTGNNVGNYDFALARYTGTGGLDGGFGTGGRVTTSFGAFESANGVAVQADGRIVAAGVSGNDFALARYTSAGAPDTGFGTGGRVTTDFGGSENAQAVAVQGDGRIVAAGSGATGGSSNFVLARYNTVGGLDTGFGTGGRVLTDFGGFDQAHGVAVQADGRIVAAGLTDNDFALARYEGGGGAPVPTDVNLTVTKSGPATVSLGDQASYTVTVTNTSSTLPATAVTLSDTLTGPAVLLSATPGQGTCTTSAAGAGCALGTLAPGASVTVTVVVEPTATGTLSDRATVGAAQPDPVPADNSATATTTVNNAHGCTIIGTSGADNLFGTSGNNVICSLGGNDMVSAGGGNDIVYAGSGNDTVDGGSGNDTLYGGTGNDTLNGSGGADTLNGGPGSDSLTGGNDNDQLNAVDGVAGNDGANGGSGFDTCTVDPGDTVTGCP; encoded by the coding sequence ATGTCCCTGTTCAGTTCTGATTCAAGACCGGAGTCCGGGCGGGCCGCCGGCTGTCGAGGCCGCTCGGGCCTCTGCCGGGCCGGGGTGGCGGGCGCCGCGGGCGCGGCGCTGCTGCTGGCCCTGCCCGGTGTCGCCTGGGCCGCGCCGGGCGACCTGGACCCGGGGTTCGGCACCGGTGGCAGGGTGACGACGGACTTCGGCGGGAGCGGGGACGAGGCGCGGGCGCTGGCCGTTCAGGCGGACGGCCGGATCGTCGCCGCCGGCGTCAGGGACGGTGACTTCGCGCTGGCCCGGTACAACACGGACGGCAGCCTGGACGCGGGGTTCGGCACCGGCGGCCGGGTGACGACGGACTTCGACGGCGGCGGCGACGCGGCCAACGGGGTGGCCGTCCAGGCGGACGGCCGGATCGTCGCCGTGGGCGTCAGCGAGTCGAGCGCCGGCGGCAACTTCTTCAGCGTGGTGCGCTACAACGCCGACGGCAGCCTGGACACCGGTTTCGGCACCGGCGGCAAGGTGATCACGGACTTCGGCAGCGGCGGCATCAACGAGGCCTTCGCGGTGGCGGTGCAGGCGGACAACAAGGTCGTCGCGGCGGGTCTGAACGGTGGTGACTTCGCGCTGGCCCGGTACAACACCGACGGCAGCCCGGACGCCGGCTTCGGCACCGGCGGCACGGTGCTCACCGACTTCGCCGGCGGCGCGGGCGCCGTCCACGGGGTGGCGGTGCAGGCGGACGGCCGGATCGTCGCGGCCGGCTACACCGGGAACAACGTCGGCAACTACGACTTCGCGCTGGCCCGATACACCGGCACGGGTGGGCTGGACGGCGGCTTCGGCACCGGCGGCCGGGTGACCACGTCCTTCGGGGCCTTCGAGTCCGCCAACGGCGTGGCGGTGCAGGCGGACGGCCGGATCGTCGCCGCCGGGGTGAGCGGCAACGACTTCGCGCTGGCCCGCTACACCTCCGCCGGGGCTCCCGACACCGGGTTCGGCACCGGTGGGCGGGTGACCACCGACTTCGGCGGGTCCGAGAACGCCCAGGCGGTGGCGGTGCAGGGTGACGGCCGGATCGTCGCCGCCGGGTCCGGCGCCACGGGCGGCAGCAGCAACTTCGTCCTGGCCCGGTACAACACCGTCGGCGGGCTGGACACCGGGTTCGGCACCGGTGGGCGGGTGCTCACCGACTTCGGCGGGTTCGACCAGGCCCACGGGGTCGCGGTGCAGGCCGACGGCCGGATCGTCGCGGCCGGGCTGACCGACAACGACTTCGCGCTCGCCCGCTACGAGGGCGGTGGCGGCGCGCCCGTGCCCACCGACGTGAACCTGACGGTCACCAAGTCGGGGCCGGCCACCGTCAGTCTCGGCGACCAGGCCTCGTACACCGTGACGGTGACCAACACCAGCAGCACCCTGCCGGCCACCGCCGTCACCCTGTCGGACACCCTCACCGGGCCCGCCGTCCTGTTGTCGGCCACCCCCGGCCAGGGGACCTGCACCACCTCCGCCGCCGGGGCCGGCTGCGCCCTCGGCACCCTCGCACCGGGGGCGAGCGTCACCGTCACCGTGGTGGTCGAACCCACCGCCACCGGGACGCTCTCCGACCGTGCCACGGTCGGCGCGGCCCAGCCCGACCCGGTGCCGGCCGACAACAGCGCCACGGCGACCACCACGGTCAACAACGCCCACGGCTGCACGATCATCGGCACCAGCGGGGCCGACAACCTGTTCGGCACCAGCGGCAACAACGTGATCTGCTCGCTCGGCGGCAACGACATGGTCAGCGCGGGCGGGGGCAACGACATCGTCTACGCCGGCTCCGGGAACGACACGGTGGACGGCGGCAGCGGGAACGACACCCTCTACGGCGGGACCGGCAACGACACCCTGAACGGGTCCGGCGGCGCCGACACGCTCAACGGCGGCCCGGGCAGCGACAGCTTGACGGGCGGCAACGACAACGACCAGCTGAACGCCGTCGACGGCGTGGCCGGCAACGACGGGGCCAACGGCGGCAGCGGGTTCGACACCTGCACCGTCGACCCCGGCGACACCGTCACGGGCTGCCCGTAG
- a CDS encoding putative quinol monooxygenase, with translation MDPHVLVVADVSCSPENAVEFGQVLHEFAAACRAEPGCLSYEVFRSEESPERYVSIERYADPAAFAAHRDSEHFRAIGLARLMPLTTARDVRLYDAPREVPPAAT, from the coding sequence ATGGATCCGCACGTGCTTGTCGTCGCCGATGTGTCCTGCAGCCCGGAGAACGCCGTCGAGTTCGGCCAGGTCCTGCACGAGTTCGCTGCCGCGTGCCGCGCGGAGCCGGGCTGCCTCTCCTACGAGGTGTTCCGCTCGGAGGAGTCGCCCGAGCGGTACGTGAGCATCGAGAGGTACGCCGACCCCGCCGCGTTCGCGGCGCACCGTGACTCCGAGCACTTCCGGGCGATCGGCCTGGCCCGGCTGATGCCGCTGACCACCGCGCGCGACGTGCGGCTGTACGACGCGCCGCGGGAGGTCCCGCCCGCGGCGACGTAG
- a CDS encoding VOC family protein, whose protein sequence is MPSRLNPYISFDGDARPAMEFYKGIFGGTLSLNTFGDFGQKDAPFADKIMHSMLETDQGFTLMASDLPPGMEYKPGNNITVSLSGDDADELRGFWAELSGQGVVSVPLEKQMWGDVFGMCTDRFGITWLVNISEQAA, encoded by the coding sequence GTGCCTTCTCGACTCAATCCGTACATCAGCTTCGACGGCGACGCCCGGCCGGCCATGGAGTTCTACAAGGGGATCTTCGGCGGCACCCTGTCGCTGAACACCTTCGGCGACTTCGGCCAGAAGGACGCCCCGTTCGCCGACAAGATCATGCACAGCATGCTCGAAACCGACCAGGGCTTCACGCTGATGGCCTCGGACCTCCCGCCGGGGATGGAGTACAAGCCCGGGAACAACATCACGGTGAGCCTGAGCGGGGACGACGCCGACGAACTGCGCGGCTTCTGGGCCGAGCTCTCCGGCCAGGGCGTGGTCTCCGTCCCGCTGGAGAAGCAGATGTGGGGCGACGTCTTCGGCATGTGCACGGACCGGTTCGGCATCACCTGGCTGGTCAACATCAGCGAGCAGGCGGCCTGA
- a CDS encoding flavin-containing monooxygenase, whose amino-acid sequence MSVCVIGAGLSGMAAAHALRERGIDFVCLEKAPDVGGIWRMPGAGEPGPAYRALHLNSARQLTEYAGFPMPSWLPLYPRHSDVAAYLRSFAESTGLLPHIELRTEVVDVRQGADEVWTVTSRDARGVEAVRRFDQVIVASGHHSVPALPNPLPPGADSFTGTILHSMDYLDGRDFAGQSVVVVGLGASAVDIAADLSRHAAQTVISVRRGLHIVPKQLYGMSVDLIAEAPWFTGKSFEEQRRFVEEALLVARGRLSDYGLPEPDHQIFSSAVTISDEILSRIRHGAVTPKPAIAALHGDRVSFTDGTSVEADAIVYCTGFHMAFPFLPAGCPAAPQGPVELYRRIVAPDRPGLLFLGLIRPVGSITRLVEAQARWVARIVAGDVVLPPADVMHKEIDGYLGGIAERYGVSTGSSVQVDVGSYLRELQEA is encoded by the coding sequence TTGAGCGTGTGCGTGATAGGCGCGGGTCTCTCGGGCATGGCTGCCGCACACGCGCTCAGGGAGCGGGGGATCGACTTCGTCTGCCTGGAGAAGGCACCGGACGTCGGCGGCATCTGGCGCATGCCGGGCGCCGGTGAGCCGGGCCCCGCCTACCGGGCCCTGCACCTGAACAGCGCCCGCCAGCTGACCGAGTACGCCGGCTTCCCGATGCCGTCCTGGCTGCCCCTCTACCCCCGGCACAGCGATGTCGCCGCCTACCTGCGGTCCTTCGCCGAGTCGACGGGGCTGCTGCCGCACATCGAGCTGCGCACCGAGGTGGTCGACGTCCGCCAGGGGGCCGACGAGGTGTGGACGGTCACCAGCCGCGACGCCCGAGGCGTCGAGGCCGTCCGCCGGTTCGACCAGGTGATCGTCGCGTCCGGGCACCATTCGGTCCCGGCCCTGCCGAACCCCCTGCCGCCGGGCGCCGACTCCTTCACCGGAACGATCCTGCACTCGATGGACTACCTGGACGGCAGGGACTTCGCCGGGCAGAGCGTGGTCGTGGTCGGGCTCGGGGCGTCGGCGGTGGACATCGCCGCGGACCTCTCGCGGCACGCCGCGCAGACGGTGATCTCCGTCCGGCGCGGCCTCCACATCGTGCCGAAGCAGCTCTACGGCATGTCGGTGGACCTGATCGCCGAGGCGCCGTGGTTCACCGGCAAGTCCTTCGAGGAGCAGCGGCGCTTCGTCGAGGAGGCGCTGCTGGTGGCGCGCGGCCGGCTGTCGGACTACGGCCTGCCCGAGCCCGACCACCAGATCTTCTCCTCGGCCGTGACCATCTCGGACGAGATCCTCAGCCGGATCCGGCACGGCGCCGTGACCCCCAAGCCCGCGATCGCGGCCCTGCACGGCGACCGGGTGTCCTTCACCGACGGGACTTCGGTCGAGGCGGACGCGATCGTCTACTGCACCGGATTCCACATGGCCTTCCCCTTCCTGCCCGCAGGCTGTCCGGCCGCCCCGCAGGGGCCGGTCGAGCTGTACCGGCGGATCGTCGCCCCGGACCGGCCCGGGCTGCTCTTCCTGGGCCTGATCCGCCCGGTGGGCTCCATCACGCGCCTGGTGGAGGCACAGGCCCGCTGGGTGGCGCGGATCGTCGCCGGCGACGTCGTCCTGCCGCCGGCCGACGTCATGCACAAGGAGATCGACGGTTACCTCGGCGGCATCGCCGAGCGCTACGGGGTGAGCACGGGCTCCTCCGTCCAGGTGGACGTCGGCTCGTACCTGCGGGAGCTGCAGGAGGCGTAG
- a CDS encoding tryptophan dimethylallyltransferase family protein: MIDVRHRSPRGLLPAAPASPALPAAGTLGAHTAGQLLRLCEVAGLNAADAAGYAQVLTTALGPVARRPLALPAPSRSFLSDDHTPVEFSLSFEPGRAPSLRVLLEPGNGAGSLARSGRAGLRAVRALARRWNFSTERLDELEDLFFPLSPQGPLALWCALELRPGGVPRVKVYLNPAACGAQRSAETVREALRRLGHPQAFDALPESDRVLFFALDLGDWDVPRVKVYTAHNEISASSAGHLSRMPGEPRSAEIEAFFRTASGLDEGQDTLLDRRPVQGCHAFTEAASGLPGGFTLYVPVRDYVRHDGEALERASALLRNYGADPAQLLDSVAAVTSRRPEDGTGLIAYLALAHQAGRPPRVTVYISSEAYRVRPPAVLAPQAGAAH, from the coding sequence GTGATCGACGTCCGGCACAGATCCCCCAGGGGCCTGCTCCCCGCGGCGCCCGCCTCCCCCGCCCTGCCCGCCGCCGGCACGCTCGGCGCCCACACGGCCGGCCAGTTGCTCCGGCTGTGCGAGGTCGCCGGGCTGAACGCGGCCGACGCCGCCGGCTACGCGCAGGTGCTGACCACGGCGCTGGGCCCGGTCGCCCGACGGCCGCTGGCCCTGCCGGCCCCCAGCCGGTCGTTCCTGTCCGACGACCACACGCCGGTGGAGTTCTCGCTCTCCTTCGAGCCGGGCCGGGCCCCGAGCCTGCGCGTGCTGCTGGAGCCCGGGAACGGCGCCGGCAGCCTGGCCCGCAGCGGGCGGGCCGGGCTCCGGGCCGTCCGGGCGCTCGCCCGGCGCTGGAACTTCTCCACCGAGCGGCTGGACGAGCTGGAGGACCTCTTCTTCCCGCTCTCCCCTCAGGGCCCGCTGGCCCTGTGGTGCGCGCTGGAGTTGCGCCCCGGTGGCGTCCCCCGGGTCAAGGTGTACCTGAACCCCGCGGCCTGCGGCGCGCAGCGCTCGGCCGAGACCGTACGGGAGGCGCTGCGCCGGCTCGGCCACCCGCAGGCCTTCGACGCCCTGCCCGAGTCCGACCGCGTCCTGTTCTTCGCCCTGGACCTCGGCGACTGGGACGTCCCCCGGGTGAAGGTGTACACCGCGCACAACGAGATCTCGGCCTCGTCGGCGGGCCACCTGTCCCGCATGCCTGGCGAGCCCCGGTCCGCCGAGATCGAGGCGTTCTTCCGCACGGCCTCCGGCCTCGACGAGGGCCAGGACACCCTGCTCGACCGCCGGCCCGTCCAGGGCTGCCACGCCTTCACCGAGGCGGCCTCCGGACTTCCGGGCGGCTTCACCCTCTACGTCCCGGTGCGCGACTACGTCCGCCACGACGGGGAGGCCCTGGAGCGGGCGTCGGCCCTGCTGCGAAACTACGGCGCCGACCCGGCCCAGCTCCTCGACTCCGTGGCGGCCGTCACCTCGCGGCGGCCGGAGGACGGTACGGGGCTCATCGCCTACCTGGCGCTCGCCCACCAGGCGGGCCGTCCGCCCCGGGTGACGGTGTACATCTCCTCGGAGGCATACCGGGTGAGGCCGCCGGCCGTGCTGGCGCCGCAGGCCGGCGCCGCGCACTGA
- a CDS encoding cytochrome P450 — protein MDARSSAPVPPPGCPAHGAGGRVPLYGPEFAADPQAYYSYLRSYGPAAPVELAPGVEATLVTDYSAALQLLQDSASFRKDARRWRAFNEGHVAPDSPVVPLLAYRPNAMFSDGAEHLRLRQAITDSMARIDTRRLSRTTEQVSNYLIAQFGYRGSVDVVGNYARQLPLFVFNELFGCPADIGDRILFGISGMFDGVNAEKAAEVLFGAVGELVALKRARPGDDVTSWLMQHEAKLTDEEMVHQLALLLAGGTEPLCNLIGNTLFRLLTHDEYAHTGGLIDKAIDDTLWENPPMANLAPHYPAVDMEFAGRQLTAGELVLVSFAAANSSPILRAERQASSRAHLAWSAGPHACPSKDPARQISVTAIENLLNELPDIALAVPEESLTWRPGPFSRGLSALPTRFTPVQPARRPAEPARQEATVHAERSTQAQPAPERAGRWSQFLNWLTK, from the coding sequence ATGGACGCTCGATCCTCCGCCCCGGTGCCCCCGCCCGGCTGCCCCGCCCACGGAGCCGGCGGCCGAGTGCCGCTGTACGGGCCGGAGTTCGCGGCAGACCCGCAGGCCTACTACTCCTACCTGCGCAGTTACGGGCCGGCCGCGCCGGTCGAACTCGCTCCCGGGGTGGAGGCCACGCTCGTCACCGACTACTCCGCCGCGCTGCAGCTGCTGCAGGACTCCGCCTCCTTCCGCAAGGACGCACGCCGCTGGCGGGCGTTCAACGAGGGGCACGTCGCTCCGGACAGCCCGGTCGTGCCGCTGCTGGCCTACCGGCCGAACGCGATGTTCAGCGACGGCGCCGAGCACCTGAGGCTGCGACAGGCCATCACCGACAGCATGGCCCGCATCGACACCCGCCGGCTGAGCCGTACCACCGAGCAGGTGTCCAACTACCTGATCGCCCAGTTCGGCTACCGCGGTTCGGTCGACGTGGTCGGGAACTACGCCCGGCAGCTGCCGCTGTTCGTGTTCAACGAACTCTTCGGCTGCCCCGCCGACATCGGCGACCGGATCCTGTTCGGCATCTCCGGGATGTTCGACGGTGTGAACGCCGAGAAGGCGGCCGAGGTGCTGTTCGGCGCGGTGGGCGAGCTGGTGGCCCTCAAGCGGGCCAGGCCCGGTGACGACGTCACCTCGTGGCTGATGCAGCACGAGGCCAAGCTGACGGACGAGGAGATGGTCCACCAGCTCGCCCTGCTGCTGGCGGGCGGCACGGAACCGCTGTGCAACCTGATCGGGAACACGCTGTTCCGGCTGCTCACCCATGACGAGTACGCGCACACGGGCGGCCTGATCGACAAGGCCATCGACGACACGCTGTGGGAGAACCCGCCCATGGCCAACCTCGCGCCGCACTACCCGGCCGTCGACATGGAGTTCGCCGGACGGCAGCTGACCGCGGGCGAACTCGTGCTGGTCAGCTTCGCCGCCGCCAACAGCAGCCCGATCCTGCGGGCCGAGCGGCAGGCGAGCAGCCGGGCCCACCTGGCGTGGAGCGCGGGCCCGCACGCCTGCCCGTCCAAGGACCCCGCCCGGCAGATCTCGGTGACCGCCATCGAGAACCTGCTCAACGAGCTCCCCGACATCGCCCTCGCGGTGCCGGAGGAGAGCCTCACCTGGCGGCCCGGGCCCTTCAGCCGGGGCCTGTCCGCGCTGCCCACCCGGTTCACCCCGGTGCAGCCCGCACGGCGGCCCGCCGAGCCGGCCCGCCAGGAGGCGACCGTCCACGCCGAGCGCAGCACCCAGGCGCAGCCGGCCCCCGAACGGGCCGGACGGTGGAGCCAGTTCCTCAACTGGCTCACGAAGTGA
- a CDS encoding GTP-binding protein: MVSTPSSADRQRLDERDYVHGGETQTAVKILVVGHFAVGKTTFIGSISEIEPLSTEETMTRAAESVDDLKGVKGKTTTTVAMDFGRLTISDRVVLYLFGTPGQLRFVQLWEDMARGALGALILVDPERLADSFAVIDLIEQYGLDYAIAVNHFDGNPQRAEAALREALDLLDDTPVVTCDARDEKSSAAALTTLVRFLLDRAS, translated from the coding sequence ATGGTCTCTACACCAAGTTCGGCTGACCGACAGCGCCTGGACGAGCGGGACTACGTCCACGGCGGGGAGACCCAGACGGCCGTCAAGATCCTCGTGGTCGGCCACTTCGCGGTGGGCAAGACCACGTTCATCGGCTCGATCTCCGAGATCGAGCCGCTGTCCACCGAGGAGACGATGACCCGGGCGGCGGAGAGCGTCGACGACCTGAAGGGCGTCAAGGGCAAGACCACCACGACGGTGGCCATGGACTTCGGCCGGCTGACCATCAGCGACCGGGTGGTCCTCTACCTCTTCGGCACCCCCGGCCAGCTGCGCTTCGTCCAGCTCTGGGAGGACATGGCCCGCGGCGCGCTCGGCGCGCTGATCCTCGTCGACCCCGAGCGGCTCGCCGACTCCTTCGCCGTGATCGACCTCATCGAGCAGTACGGCCTCGACTACGCGATCGCGGTGAACCACTTCGACGGCAACCCGCAGCGTGCCGAGGCCGCGCTGCGGGAGGCGCTCGACCTCCTCGACGACACCCCCGTCGTCACCTGCGACGCGCGCGACGAGAAGTCGTCGGCCGCCGCACTCACCACACTGGTCCGCTTTTTGCTGGACCGTGCCAGCTAG
- a CDS encoding DUF742 domain-containing protein: MTSSEEFELSDAGLVRAYVITKGRGLPDDDQLSLITLLTAAPEQGQRAPRLSPEEERLLDICSAGYLSVAEIAGHTRLPLGVVRIVLAGLTEGGHLVTRPPVPRARKADRAILEEVLNGLYTKFG; the protein is encoded by the coding sequence GTGACGTCCTCCGAGGAGTTCGAGCTCTCCGACGCCGGCTTAGTCCGGGCGTACGTCATCACCAAGGGCCGCGGTCTGCCCGACGACGACCAGCTCTCGCTGATCACGCTGCTCACCGCGGCGCCGGAGCAGGGCCAGCGGGCTCCGCGCCTGTCCCCGGAGGAGGAGCGGCTGCTGGACATCTGCTCCGCCGGCTACCTCTCGGTCGCCGAGATCGCGGGGCACACCCGCCTGCCGCTGGGCGTGGTGCGGATCGTGCTGGCCGGGCTCACCGAAGGCGGCCACCTGGTCACCCGCCCGCCGGTCCCGCGCGCACGCAAGGCGGACCGGGCGATCCTGGAGGAGGTGCTCAATGGTCTCTACACCAAGTTCGGCTGA
- a CDS encoding roadblock/LC7 domain-containing protein, with amino-acid sequence MNDDLSWMLDSALEIPGALHAVLISADGLLMARTKDFDKDNADRVAAAMSGVQSLSRSLAFFADNPGQRWQQTLVEFDGGWVFLISAGEGAYLGVSASQDIDMQDITFRMQQLVGQLGKFLAAPPRENLGAFQ; translated from the coding sequence GTGAACGACGATCTGTCATGGATGCTCGACAGTGCCCTGGAGATTCCCGGGGCCCTGCACGCGGTCCTGATCTCCGCCGACGGTCTCCTGATGGCCCGGACGAAGGACTTCGACAAGGACAACGCGGACCGGGTCGCCGCCGCGATGAGCGGCGTCCAGTCGCTCAGCCGCTCGCTCGCGTTCTTCGCCGACAACCCCGGCCAGCGCTGGCAGCAGACCCTGGTCGAGTTCGACGGCGGCTGGGTGTTCCTGATCTCCGCGGGTGAGGGCGCCTACCTCGGCGTCTCCGCCTCCCAGGACATCGACATGCAGGACATCACCTTCCGGATGCAGCAGCTCGTCGGCCAGCTGGGCAAGTTCCTGGCCGCGCCGCCGCGCGAGAACCTGGGGGCCTTCCAGTGA